A section of the Petrimonas sulfuriphila genome encodes:
- a CDS encoding amino acid permease: protein MQQKEEKLGLWLLVFVALGSMIGSGIFNSPKDLIRVANPQGTLVAWVIGGLGALMLALVFVYLATRKPGLKSGIYAYARDGFGDYMGFNSAWGYWSVGWLGNVSYLALFFKTLNDLLGERALSPFTAFLIGSALLWLFYAILMAGIREGAILNFIVTTAKLIPILLIIFLGISLVKNDLFLTTDWQSRLASTGEPTSPLLQVKEAMAVILWCFVGVEAASVLSARAKSQQVVRLSIILSLLIVLAVYMLITFIAMSSVPARELADSQTPLALILERTVIGVAGGTIIKLGIMVSVLGASLSWILLSVETLYAAAKDGVLPQTFRKINRKGTPVNALLLTQCFTQLFLLSILSPQLNETYLAAITIATTLVLIPYLLSSLYAMKVTLSRWRKESHHHLVIALLGTLYSLYVIYTVGLKYLFLSVLFYGIGSLLFIAAKREQKQQPKHWEWAVIILLLAGSTGIIAGILTDRIQL, encoded by the coding sequence ATGCAACAAAAAGAGGAGAAACTGGGATTATGGCTACTGGTTTTTGTGGCGCTGGGTTCCATGATAGGCTCCGGTATCTTTAATTCTCCGAAAGATCTTATCCGGGTGGCCAATCCGCAGGGCACCTTGGTTGCCTGGGTGATCGGAGGGCTTGGCGCACTTATGCTTGCACTGGTGTTCGTATATCTTGCCACGCGTAAGCCCGGATTAAAAAGCGGCATCTACGCCTATGCACGGGATGGATTCGGTGATTATATGGGATTCAACTCAGCCTGGGGCTATTGGTCAGTAGGCTGGCTGGGGAATGTGAGTTATCTGGCACTCTTTTTCAAGACGCTGAACGACCTGTTGGGAGAACGTGCACTTTCACCCTTCACCGCTTTTCTAATAGGGTCGGCACTGCTGTGGCTCTTCTATGCCATTCTGATGGCCGGCATCCGCGAGGGAGCCATCCTTAATTTTATTGTGACAACCGCTAAACTGATCCCTATTCTTCTGATTATATTCCTCGGTATATCCCTGGTAAAGAATGATCTTTTTCTAACCACAGACTGGCAAAGCAGGCTGGCATCCACAGGCGAACCCACCTCTCCCCTTCTACAGGTGAAGGAGGCCATGGCGGTTATCCTCTGGTGTTTTGTCGGTGTGGAAGCAGCTTCCGTCCTGTCAGCCAGGGCAAAAAGCCAGCAGGTCGTACGGCTGAGCATCATTCTCTCCCTGTTGATTGTCCTTGCTGTGTATATGCTGATTACCTTTATTGCCATGTCATCGGTCCCGGCCCGGGAGCTGGCCGACTCACAGACACCGCTGGCCCTGATACTGGAGCGAACAGTTATCGGGGTTGCAGGCGGCACGATCATTAAATTGGGGATCATGGTCTCCGTGCTGGGAGCCAGCCTCTCCTGGATACTGTTATCCGTTGAGACATTATACGCCGCGGCTAAGGACGGCGTGTTGCCCCAAACCTTCCGGAAGATAAACCGGAAAGGAACCCCCGTCAATGCTCTCCTGCTCACACAATGCTTCACTCAGCTTTTTCTCCTTTCCATCCTGTCGCCACAACTCAACGAAACCTACCTTGCCGCCATTACCATTGCCACCACCCTGGTGCTGATTCCCTACCTGCTCTCATCACTTTATGCCATGAAAGTTACCCTAAGCCGATGGAGGAAAGAGTCTCACCACCACCTGGTCATAGCACTACTCGGCACCCTCTATTCTCTCTATGTGATCTATACTGTGGGCCTAAAATACCTGTTCCTTTCCGTTCTCTTTTACGGTATCGGCTCACTGCTGTTTATTGCTGCAAAGCGAGAACAAAAACAACAGCCCAAACACTGGGAATGGGCTGTCATTATTCTTCTCCTGGCAGGATCAACAGGGATAATCGCAGGGATCCTGACCGACAGGATCCAACTTTGA
- a CDS encoding DUF554 domain-containing protein, whose protein sequence is MIGTLVNTAAVLGGGVIGLLLKKRMPERVTTIYFQAIGLFTLAIGVYMAVEMEKILIVVSSLAIGSLLGEWWNLERGAEQISDNLKKRFRIGSEKFSEGLATAFLLFCVGSMTILGTIQEGTGGSPDLLFTKSLMDFFSAILLASAFGLGVVFSALPLFIFQAALTLLAGYAGSLFTDEIILGLTSVGGILLIGLGINILGIKKLRIMNMLPSLVVVVLLIWIFG, encoded by the coding sequence ATGATTGGGACCCTTGTAAATACAGCTGCCGTACTGGGTGGCGGAGTGATCGGGCTGCTGTTGAAAAAACGGATGCCGGAGCGTGTGACCACCATTTATTTTCAGGCGATAGGCCTCTTTACGCTGGCTATCGGCGTGTATATGGCTGTTGAGATGGAGAAGATTCTCATTGTGGTGAGCAGCCTTGCCATCGGCTCTCTTTTGGGAGAGTGGTGGAACCTGGAAAGGGGTGCTGAACAGATCAGTGACAACCTGAAGAAACGCTTTCGTATTGGAAGCGAAAAATTTTCGGAGGGGCTAGCCACTGCCTTTTTACTGTTTTGCGTGGGCTCCATGACCATCCTCGGTACTATACAGGAAGGCACTGGCGGTTCACCCGACCTGCTCTTTACGAAATCGTTGATGGATTTTTTCTCGGCTATCCTGCTGGCTTCGGCCTTTGGCCTGGGAGTAGTATTTTCGGCTTTGCCCCTGTTTATCTTTCAGGCTGCCCTCACTCTGCTCGCCGGATACGCCGGGAGCCTCTTCACCGACGAAATCATCCTCGGACTGACCAGCGTGGGGGGTATACTGTTGATCGGACTGGGTATCAACATTCTTGGGATAAAAAAACTCCGCATCATGAATATGCTGCCCTCGCTGGTTGTCGTCGTGCTGCTGATCTGGATTTTTGGATAA
- a CDS encoding TonB-dependent receptor, translated as MTTLERILLLFFILPALGVSAQHYTISGYITDKETGEQLISATVFDELSAKGNATNNFGFFSLTLPKGEVSLAFSYIGYQPEKRSFVLQRDTVVNIQLTLQNVLQEVTVVGHRSETGVRGSQMSAVEVPIAQIKNIPSLLGENDIIKALQLLPGVQSGTEGSAGLYVRGGGPDENLLLLDGIPLYNVNHMMGFFSVFNSDALKNVTLYKGSFPARFGGRLSSVVDVRMKDGDDKKISGTASIGTLSAKLQVEGPIVKEKTTFNVSLRRTYFDILAQPLIKYAARQEEDDTNYGGGYYFYDINAKFTHKFSDRDRLYLSIYTGDDAMHTKMRTKSANSSTYESKEWQKMNWGWGNLVTSLRWSRVVGSKLFMNTTAAFTRYRSDLKMGYEDQYVDKSVTPHKTSKSEIALKYDSGIHDWTAKVDFDYTPGPSHDIKFGTNYTYHTFSPDVSSIKVNDTDPNTQKIDTIVGSPNVYAHETMSYIEDNIALGELFKVNLGVHFSSFHVQKENYFSVQPRAGMRVMLGENFSAKAGYAYMNQYIHLLSNSSVSLPTDLWVPVTKKIKPMSSHQYSAGLFYTVPHVADFSVEGYYKTMDNLLEYKDGASFMGASSNWEDKVSMGRGVAYGVEFLAQRSFGNTSGWLGYTWSKADRIFDRPGHEINYGKVFPAKYDRRHDVSLTLMHKFSDRFDISGSWVYSTGNAATFGYQSYRTVPAPNYQESHYALQSVTYVESRNNFRYNNYHRMDLGVNFHKTTRRGWKRTWNISVYNVYNQLNPFFVYPSSKTEQTGPSESRSKTVLKQVSIFPVLPSVTYVVRF; from the coding sequence ATGACGACATTAGAAAGGATCTTACTTTTGTTTTTTATTTTGCCGGCGCTGGGTGTGTCGGCACAGCATTACACCATTAGCGGATATATTACGGACAAGGAAACCGGCGAGCAACTGATTTCCGCTACCGTCTTTGACGAATTATCGGCTAAAGGAAACGCCACGAACAATTTTGGCTTTTTTTCCCTCACCTTGCCTAAAGGCGAGGTTTCTTTGGCCTTTTCCTATATCGGTTACCAGCCCGAAAAGCGATCGTTTGTGTTGCAACGCGACACGGTTGTCAATATTCAACTCACCTTGCAAAACGTGTTGCAAGAAGTGACCGTGGTAGGGCACCGCTCCGAAACGGGAGTACGCGGTTCGCAAATGAGCGCCGTGGAAGTACCCATCGCACAAATCAAAAATATTCCATCGTTATTGGGTGAAAACGATATCATTAAAGCCTTGCAGCTGTTGCCCGGCGTGCAGTCGGGCACAGAAGGATCGGCCGGTTTGTATGTGCGGGGCGGTGGGCCCGATGAAAATTTGTTACTCCTGGACGGTATCCCGCTCTACAACGTGAATCACATGATGGGCTTTTTTTCCGTTTTCAACAGTGATGCGCTTAAAAACGTAACGCTTTATAAAGGTAGCTTCCCGGCACGTTTCGGAGGACGGCTTTCGTCTGTGGTGGATGTGCGCATGAAAGACGGCGACGATAAAAAGATCAGCGGGACAGCCAGCATCGGGACACTTTCGGCGAAACTCCAGGTGGAAGGGCCCATCGTGAAAGAAAAAACCACATTTAATGTTTCGTTGCGCCGTACTTACTTCGATATTTTGGCCCAGCCGCTTATCAAGTACGCCGCCAGGCAGGAGGAGGACGATACGAATTACGGTGGCGGATATTATTTTTATGACATTAACGCCAAATTTACACACAAGTTTTCCGACCGTGACCGACTCTATCTCAGTATTTACACGGGAGATGATGCCATGCATACCAAAATGCGTACAAAATCTGCCAATAGTTCAACGTATGAAAGCAAAGAATGGCAAAAAATGAACTGGGGTTGGGGCAACCTGGTTACGTCATTACGGTGGAGCCGTGTGGTGGGCAGCAAACTGTTTATGAATACTACTGCGGCATTCACGCGATACAGGTCTGACCTGAAAATGGGCTACGAAGATCAATACGTGGATAAATCCGTGACGCCCCATAAAACGAGTAAATCGGAAATTGCTCTGAAATACGATTCGGGTATCCACGATTGGACGGCTAAGGTTGACTTTGATTATACGCCCGGCCCGTCGCACGATATCAAGTTCGGCACAAACTACACGTATCACACGTTTTCACCGGATGTGTCGTCGATAAAGGTAAACGATACCGACCCCAATACGCAAAAAATCGATACGATTGTGGGAAGTCCTAACGTGTATGCGCACGAGACCATGAGCTATATCGAAGACAATATTGCGTTGGGGGAATTGTTTAAGGTGAACCTGGGTGTGCATTTTTCGTCGTTCCACGTGCAAAAGGAAAATTACTTCTCGGTGCAACCGCGTGCGGGAATGCGGGTAATGTTGGGCGAAAACTTTTCAGCAAAAGCCGGTTACGCCTATATGAACCAATATATCCATCTGCTTTCGAACAGTTCGGTGAGTCTTCCTACCGATTTGTGGGTTCCCGTTACGAAAAAGATAAAACCCATGTCGTCACACCAATATTCGGCGGGCTTGTTTTATACAGTACCGCACGTGGCCGATTTTTCCGTAGAAGGGTATTACAAAACCATGGACAACCTGTTGGAGTACAAAGATGGAGCGTCGTTCATGGGAGCATCGTCCAATTGGGAAGACAAGGTAAGTATGGGGCGTGGTGTGGCTTACGGCGTGGAGTTCCTGGCGCAGCGGTCGTTTGGAAATACTTCGGGATGGTTGGGCTACACGTGGTCGAAAGCCGATCGTATTTTTGATCGGCCCGGACATGAAATAAACTACGGAAAGGTTTTTCCTGCCAAGTATGACCGCAGGCACGATGTGAGCCTTACCCTCATGCATAAGTTCTCTGACCGGTTTGATATTTCGGGATCCTGGGTTTACAGCACGGGTAACGCTGCCACGTTCGGCTATCAGTCCTACCGCACTGTGCCCGCACCCAATTATCAGGAATCGCATTACGCCTTGCAATCTGTCACTTACGTGGAGAGCCGCAACAACTTTCGGTACAACAACTATCACCGCATGGATTTGGGCGTAAACTTTCACAAAACTACCCGGCGCGGGTGGAAGCGTACGTGGAACATCAGTGTATATAACGTGTATAATCAGCTGAATCCGTTTTTCGTGTATCCTTCGTCAAAAACGGAACAGACGGGGCCAAGCGAGAGCCGTTCGAAAACGGTGCTCAAGCAGGTGTCCATCTTTCCGGTATTGCCGTCGGTGACGTATGTGGTAAGGTTTTAA
- a CDS encoding hydrogen peroxide-inducible genes activator, giving the protein MNIQQLEYIIAVDNYRHFSKAAEASFVTQPTLSMMIQKLEDELGVKIFDRTQLPVQPTEIGRKIIDQARVSVAQINQIKEIIQEEKGIIKGTFRLGIIPTVSPYLLPKLMDEHTQGNSDISIVVRELTTDNILRGLANDSLDGGILATPLNDDSVTERPLYYERFFAYVSPKERSLYVKNELDESDLNNGKLWMLDEVHCFRTQILHLCSMRKRRRSNSIFAFEAGSIDTLIKIVDDNDGLTVIPEMATYNLSEQQKKNVRPFKNVTPVREISLITRKEFIRERLIHIIVNEVKSAVPNSLKDPALKKYVIPL; this is encoded by the coding sequence ATGAACATCCAGCAACTCGAGTATATAATTGCAGTTGACAATTATCGCCATTTTTCCAAAGCGGCCGAAGCCTCATTTGTTACGCAACCCACCCTCAGTATGATGATTCAAAAGCTGGAAGATGAGTTGGGAGTGAAAATTTTTGACCGTACCCAGCTTCCGGTTCAGCCTACCGAGATAGGAAGAAAAATAATCGATCAGGCACGTGTTTCGGTCGCTCAGATAAACCAGATTAAAGAGATTATCCAGGAAGAAAAGGGCATTATAAAAGGAACATTCAGGCTGGGAATTATTCCGACTGTTTCGCCGTACCTGCTGCCGAAATTGATGGACGAACATACGCAGGGAAATTCCGATATAAGCATAGTCGTCAGGGAGCTGACAACCGATAATATCCTTCGCGGCCTGGCAAACGATTCGCTGGACGGTGGAATCCTGGCCACTCCGCTCAACGATGACTCCGTTACCGAGAGGCCCCTCTATTACGAAAGGTTTTTTGCTTATGTTTCCCCTAAAGAACGTTCGCTTTACGTTAAAAATGAGCTGGACGAGAGTGATTTAAACAACGGGAAGCTTTGGATGCTTGATGAAGTTCATTGTTTCCGGACACAGATTTTACACCTCTGCAGCATGAGAAAAAGACGCAGGTCGAATTCCATTTTTGCCTTTGAAGCAGGTAGCATCGATACGCTTATAAAAATAGTGGATGACAACGACGGGTTGACCGTTATTCCCGAAATGGCGACATATAATCTCAGTGAACAACAAAAGAAAAATGTGCGGCCGTTTAAAAACGTTACTCCCGTACGCGAAATCAGCCTTATTACCCGGAAAGAATTTATACGGGAGCGGTTAATTCACATCATTGTGAATGAAGTAAAAAGCGCCGTTCCAAATTCACTCAAAGATCCTGCACTGAAAAAATATGTGATTCCGTTGTAG
- a CDS encoding YggS family pyridoxal phosphate-dependent enzyme: MNIESNIEKLRVSVPAGVKIVAVSKFHPNEEILEAYNGSQRSFGESRVQELVEKQPGLPGDIEWHFIGNLQRNKVKFIAPFIHLVHSLDSERLMLEIEKQAAANHRKIPCLLQLHVADEETKSGFSPDECRRFLARGKWRDCTHVQLAGVMGMATYTDDQMQVRKEFRLIRSLFGEFKSDYFPDDDHFKEISMGMSGDYPVAIEEGATIIRVGTLIFGER, translated from the coding sequence ATGAACATAGAATCCAATATCGAAAAACTGCGGGTATCGGTTCCGGCGGGTGTTAAAATTGTAGCCGTTTCCAAGTTCCATCCCAATGAAGAGATTTTGGAAGCCTACAACGGTAGCCAGCGGAGTTTCGGTGAAAGCCGTGTGCAGGAGCTTGTTGAAAAACAACCGGGTCTCCCCGGGGATATCGAATGGCATTTTATAGGCAATCTGCAGCGTAACAAGGTGAAGTTTATCGCTCCATTTATTCACCTTGTCCACAGTTTAGACAGTGAACGGTTGATGCTTGAAATTGAGAAGCAGGCCGCAGCTAATCATCGGAAAATACCTTGTTTGTTGCAGCTACATGTAGCCGATGAAGAGACAAAATCAGGCTTTTCACCCGATGAATGCCGCCGTTTTCTTGCCCGGGGCAAGTGGCGTGATTGTACACATGTGCAACTTGCCGGTGTAATGGGTATGGCCACCTATACCGACGACCAGATGCAGGTGAGAAAAGAATTCCGGTTGATTCGATCGCTGTTCGGTGAGTTCAAATCGGATTATTTCCCCGACGACGATCATTTTAAAGAGATTTCCATGGGAATGTCGGGAGATTATCCCGTTGCTATAGAAGAAGGTGCTACGATCATCCGGGTGGGAACGTTGATTTTTGGGGAAAGGTAA
- a CDS encoding TonB-dependent receptor, whose amino-acid sequence MKRLAMIVLAVSQIFISYSRNIEPEKDDNPQDTLKVYYLNEVVVTSSVKETNELKNMPTAVSVVSPKQLRDTQIESLPGLSSFIPNFFIPSYGSKVSTPIYIRGIGARLGAQTVSMYVDNVPSFNPSAFDFEFQDIQRIEVLRGAQGTLCGRNAIGGIVNLYTLSPLTFQGTNLTIGGGSYGQFSAKASNYSKLTDNFGISVGAYYKRDDGYFMNSHTGKKVDASENAGGRVKLDWEITPSFKALLFGNYDYVSGGAFPYMHKDSTAANFNEPSSYNRHLFTNGLSLDYTGNGYSIHSTTGFQYLKDDMKMDQDFSPKSVFSIRQMQEQHSLSQEITVKSGTQRKYRWVVGAFGFYDHRVIDTPVAIKEEGMAAMQGHLDAAMQRTGAPLRIVYANDRIDLPGIYTKPSRGAALFHQSTLTELFGLEGLSATAGLRLDYEHTGIDFSTESVNGDINIKPKSAPPAMPPIFVESDIVMQGSYSKDFWNILPKFALKYQPSSTAVIYLSASKGYKTGGYNEQAFSKILQGALTQSIMGKVMPGVGTGTPGLTLEEQLSYDPETSWTYELGGRYEMFNRKFSFTYALFYSRVNNIQIIKLVDEGTAGRIVTNAGKSDSKGFEVSLKYVPVRNLSLFADYGFADARFVNYQTEKQVGRETTDVDYSGNYVPFAPRHTLSIGASYVHDFANSPLIDRLVGNIQYAGAGKIYWTESNKTTPQNGGSGEELYQPFYGLVNGSISAEKGAFSLELWTKNLFNTDYHSFLFEASDMTTGKVNQFVQRGYPTRFGATLRYTINR is encoded by the coding sequence ATGAAAAGATTAGCAATGATTGTATTGGCAGTCAGCCAGATTTTTATTTCATACTCCAGGAATATTGAGCCTGAAAAAGACGATAACCCACAGGATACGCTTAAAGTGTATTACCTGAACGAAGTGGTTGTTACCTCATCTGTAAAGGAAACCAACGAGTTGAAGAATATGCCCACTGCCGTATCTGTGGTTTCTCCGAAACAGTTGCGCGATACTCAGATTGAATCGTTGCCGGGCTTAAGCTCATTTATCCCCAACTTCTTTATCCCTTCTTACGGCTCCAAAGTCTCTACTCCCATCTACATCCGTGGTATCGGAGCAAGATTGGGAGCGCAGACGGTAAGCATGTACGTGGATAATGTGCCTAGCTTTAATCCTTCGGCATTCGATTTTGAGTTTCAAGATATTCAACGCATAGAGGTTCTCCGAGGTGCCCAGGGAACACTCTGCGGACGAAATGCCATTGGGGGAATAGTGAATCTCTACACGCTGTCGCCGCTCACTTTTCAGGGTACTAACCTGACGATAGGCGGTGGAAGTTACGGCCAGTTTTCGGCAAAAGCATCAAACTACAGCAAGCTGACGGATAACTTCGGAATCTCCGTGGGTGCCTATTACAAGCGTGATGATGGGTATTTCATGAATAGCCATACCGGTAAAAAAGTAGATGCTTCTGAAAATGCCGGAGGAAGGGTGAAGCTGGATTGGGAGATTACTCCATCATTTAAAGCGTTGCTCTTCGGAAATTACGACTATGTTTCCGGAGGTGCTTTCCCGTATATGCATAAAGATTCCACCGCAGCAAACTTTAACGAGCCCTCCTCCTACAATCGTCATTTGTTTACAAACGGTTTGTCGTTGGATTATACCGGGAACGGCTACAGTATACACTCTACTACAGGATTTCAATACCTCAAAGACGATATGAAGATGGATCAGGATTTCTCTCCCAAATCGGTATTCTCCATTCGTCAGATGCAGGAACAACACTCCCTGAGCCAGGAGATTACCGTGAAGTCCGGCACACAACGGAAATACCGCTGGGTAGTGGGTGCCTTCGGGTTCTATGACCACCGGGTGATCGATACGCCCGTCGCCATCAAAGAGGAGGGAATGGCTGCCATGCAGGGACACCTGGATGCGGCTATGCAGCGGACGGGTGCTCCGTTGAGAATTGTATACGCCAACGACAGGATTGATCTTCCCGGTATTTATACAAAACCATCCCGGGGTGCTGCGCTCTTCCACCAGTCCACGCTTACGGAGCTTTTCGGATTAGAAGGGTTGTCTGCCACTGCAGGGTTAAGGCTGGATTATGAGCACACCGGCATCGATTTTTCCACGGAAAGTGTGAATGGAGATATCAACATCAAGCCCAAAAGTGCCCCTCCGGCAATGCCGCCCATTTTTGTGGAGAGTGACATCGTCATGCAGGGAAGCTACAGCAAGGATTTCTGGAATATATTGCCCAAGTTCGCACTGAAATACCAGCCTTCCTCCACCGCCGTGATTTATTTGTCCGCCTCCAAAGGCTATAAGACAGGCGGTTATAATGAACAGGCTTTCTCCAAGATATTACAGGGTGCCCTCACCCAATCGATCATGGGTAAGGTGATGCCCGGCGTAGGTACAGGCACTCCCGGGCTGACACTGGAGGAGCAGCTTTCCTACGATCCCGAGACCAGCTGGACGTATGAGTTGGGTGGCCGGTATGAGATGTTCAACAGGAAGTTTTCGTTCACCTATGCCCTTTTCTACTCCCGGGTCAACAACATCCAGATCATCAAGCTGGTAGATGAGGGGACGGCAGGACGTATCGTGACCAATGCCGGAAAATCGGATAGCAAGGGCTTTGAAGTGAGCCTGAAATATGTACCGGTAAGGAATCTTTCCCTGTTTGCCGATTACGGCTTTGCCGACGCGCGTTTTGTCAACTACCAGACAGAGAAACAAGTGGGTCGTGAGACCACCGATGTGGATTACTCCGGAAATTATGTTCCCTTTGCTCCGCGTCACACGCTAAGCATAGGGGCCAGCTATGTGCATGATTTTGCCAACAGTCCGCTGATCGATCGCCTGGTAGGAAATATCCAGTACGCGGGAGCAGGGAAAATTTACTGGACAGAGTCGAATAAAACCACCCCTCAGAACGGCGGTAGTGGAGAAGAGCTTTATCAACCTTTTTACGGATTGGTTAACGGCAGCATTTCTGCGGAGAAGGGTGCGTTCTCGCTTGAACTCTGGACAAAGAACCTGTTCAATACCGATTACCATTCGTTTCTTTTCGAAGCGTCGGACATGACCACCGGAAAGGTGAACCAGTTTGTGCAACGGGGATATCCTACCCGTTTCGGAGCTACCTTGCGGTACACCATCAACCGATAG
- a CDS encoding dihydroorotate dehydrogenase-like protein has protein sequence MVNLQTTFAGLTLKNPFIAASSGLTNSLSKIKELDKAGIGAVVLKSLFEEQIENHTEKLTQISDYPEAADYINAYIQMNHVEKYLDLIRSVKAECTIPVVASINCYKLTRWTDFAKSIEAAGADAIELNVFLLNAGEYGDTYLEDSYISIVKQLKKTVKIPVVVKMAKNMGNLPGLVGKLKALGTDGIVLFNRFYQLDIDINKMEITAGTVFSNPADFHETLRWTAIVSGRVKEIDILCSTGVHSWEDTIKGILAGASGVQLCSVLYEQGVEVIGNMITCVEEWMEQNNYERISDFKGKLNYANIASPSLYERVQFMKYFSNYQQ, from the coding sequence ATGGTAAACTTACAAACAACATTCGCCGGATTGACGCTGAAGAACCCGTTTATTGCTGCCAGCAGCGGTTTAACAAACTCCTTGTCGAAAATAAAAGAGCTCGATAAAGCCGGAATTGGAGCGGTGGTGCTTAAATCCCTGTTCGAAGAACAAATAGAAAATCACACCGAAAAACTGACACAAATCTCTGATTATCCCGAGGCAGCGGACTATATCAACGCGTATATCCAGATGAACCACGTGGAGAAATACCTCGACCTGATCCGTTCGGTTAAAGCAGAATGCACTATCCCCGTTGTGGCTAGCATCAACTGTTATAAACTGACCCGATGGACGGATTTCGCCAAAAGTATTGAGGCTGCCGGGGCGGACGCTATTGAGTTGAATGTGTTTTTGCTCAACGCCGGAGAATATGGGGATACCTATTTGGAGGATTCCTACATCAGCATCGTGAAGCAATTGAAAAAAACGGTGAAAATCCCTGTTGTGGTAAAAATGGCCAAGAATATGGGTAATTTACCCGGCCTGGTCGGTAAACTGAAAGCATTGGGTACAGATGGAATTGTGCTTTTTAACCGGTTTTATCAGCTTGATATTGATATCAACAAAATGGAGATTACAGCCGGAACCGTTTTCAGCAACCCGGCCGATTTTCACGAGACACTGCGCTGGACTGCCATCGTCTCGGGACGCGTTAAAGAGATAGACATACTTTGTTCAACCGGAGTCCACTCCTGGGAAGATACCATTAAAGGAATTTTGGCTGGCGCATCGGGAGTACAGCTTTGCAGCGTGCTTTACGAGCAGGGGGTGGAGGTGATTGGTAACATGATCACGTGTGTGGAAGAATGGATGGAGCAGAATAATTACGAGCGTATATCCGATTTTAAAGGAAAACTTAATTATGCCAATATTGCGAGCCCGTCGCTGTACGAACGCGTTCAGTTTATGAAGTACTTTTCAAATTATCAGCAATGA
- a CDS encoding DUF4494 domain-containing protein, with translation MYNWFECKVRYDKTLDTGMIKTVTEPYLVDAMSFTEAEARILEEMKPYISGDFTVSDIKRARFSDTFFNETGDRYYKAKLYFITLDEKSGSEKKTAVNMLVQASVLKEAVEIVETEMKKTMVDYTFASVNETAIMDVFKYSAGDNSKAEE, from the coding sequence ATGTACAACTGGTTTGAATGCAAAGTGCGATACGATAAAACCCTGGATACGGGTATGATAAAAACGGTAACTGAACCTTATCTGGTGGACGCGATGTCGTTCACCGAAGCGGAAGCGAGGATTCTTGAAGAGATGAAACCCTATATATCGGGCGATTTTACCGTTTCCGATATTAAAAGGGCGAGGTTCTCCGATACTTTTTTTAACGAAACGGGAGACCGTTACTACAAAGCAAAGCTTTACTTCATCACGCTTGACGAGAAAAGCGGTTCGGAAAAGAAAACAGCAGTCAATATGCTCGTGCAGGCCTCAGTGCTTAAAGAAGCGGTGGAGATCGTGGAAACCGAAATGAAAAAGACGATGGTGGATTACACTTTTGCGTCGGTAAACGAGACAGCCATAATGGATGTGTTTAAATATAGTGCAGGGGATAACTCAAAAGCGGAGGAATGA
- a CDS encoding type II toxin-antitoxin system RelE/ParE family toxin, whose translation MDYNLVLKARAENELSDAISWYESQQRGLGLAFLNTIETYLNGIQQNPYQYPLRKIPYREAVVRKFPYIIIYEVVDNEVVVYSIFHTHRNPKNKT comes from the coding sequence ATGGATTATAACTTGGTGTTAAAGGCGAGAGCTGAAAATGAATTGTCGGACGCTATTTCATGGTATGAGAGCCAACAGCGAGGACTTGGCTTGGCTTTTTTGAATACTATCGAAACGTATTTGAATGGTATTCAACAAAATCCTTATCAGTATCCCTTGCGAAAAATTCCCTATCGGGAAGCCGTGGTCAGGAAGTTTCCCTATATCATCATTTATGAAGTGGTTGACAATGAAGTGGTGGTGTATTCAATCTTTCATACGCACCGTAATCCTAAAAATAAAACTTGA